A single region of the Gasterosteus aculeatus chromosome 1, fGasAcu3.hap1.1, whole genome shotgun sequence genome encodes:
- the LOC120826593 gene encoding voltage-gated delayed rectifier potassium channel KCNH8 isoform X2 yields MPVMRGLIAPQNTFLDTIATRFDGTHSNFVLGNAQVQSVYPIVYCSDGFCELTGFARGELMQKSSMCHFLCGGETSDLLTSQMQKALDERREFKTEIILYKKSGSKFWCLLDIVPIKNEKGEVVLFLVSHKDITDNKDQDHADESETDEETGLEIHPVSRPPGLNMERRRSRAVLYHLSGHLQKQDKTKSKLKINNNVLGANANPVPEYKVADVQKSRLILLHYGAFKAGWDWLILLATFYVAVTVPYNVCFTAVEIREDGPSAARHPPSVSDILVEILFIIDIVLNFRTTFVSTSGQVVYDARSICIHYVTSWLFVDLIAALPFDLLYAFNISVNFGVHLLKTVRLLRLLRLLQKLDRYSQYSAVVLTLLMSTFALLGHWMACVWYFIGRSEIESNSPVTWDIGWLHELAKRLGTPYFLAPLTSLLGVPDVEPLHGSAGLPGSGQGNGSRARARTAGGSGTTLSGGPSVRSSYVTSLYFALSSLTSVGFGNVSANTDAEKIFSICTMLIGALMHAVVFGNVTAIIQRMYSRRSLYQTRTKDLKDFIRVHRLPKALEQRMMECFQTTWSVNNGIDVSELLKDFPDELRADIAMHLNNELLQLSLFESASRGCLRSLSLIIKTSFCAPGEFLIRQGDALQAIYFVCSGSMEVLKDNTVQAILGRGDLIGSDCLTQEEVIKTNACVKALTYCDLQYISLKGLREVLGLYPDYAQKFITEIQHDLTYNLREGHDTEADCESNGEIPKKLASIKEVEEGSGSEGEHSPVPKMPPLGRLGRGLRSPLRSPLRSPLLPQRAFRAASDPSRPASLQIPVVRFSCLQPDLSPRFVDGIETENQSGSAQKFDFSPSATQSFLPSPDSGAPAAREEDDTMQTIAMLKHEMSVLSHQVTAVSQELQEMTRLLKPLFHSPSVLAIPVTPPPSVLSHSCSPALLAQRAPTDCLGDQSVPLPGEIDTLQCPSSRPVISHPPRVLDPTCTAPPVCHRSAPPSLNSSPREYTVMPHPLPSSSSSIPSLSSSTHPSYITPLLVDLSEPDREHPQSRLHLLSQAELTPWSHPRLQEPHPDLQQVEWGEHTAKLSFINEGQPSV; encoded by the exons ACAGTAACTTCGTCCTGGGGAACGCTCAGGTCCAGTCGGTCTATCCCATCGTCTACTGCTCCGATGGCTTCTGCGAGCTGACTGGCTTCGCCCGTGGCGAGCTAATGCAGAAGAGCAGCATGTGTCACTTCCTTTGCGGCGGCGAGACCAGCGATCTCCTCACCTCGCAGATGCAGAAAGCTCTGGATGAACGTCGGGAGTTTAAGACTGAAATCATTCTGTACAAGAAGAGTG GTTCCAAGTTCTGGTGCCTGTTAGACATTGTGCCCATAAAGAACGAGAAGGGTGAGGTGGTTCTGTTCCTGGTGTCACATAAGGACATCACAGACAATAAGGACCAGGACCATGCCGATGAATCTGAGACTG ATGAGGAAACCGGCTTGGAGATCCATCCGGTCAGCCGGCCACCAGGCCTGAACATGGAGCGCCGCCGCAGCCGCGCCGTCCTCTACCATCTCTCTGGACACCTCCAGAAACAAGACAAAACCAAGAGCAAACTGAAGATCAACAAT AATGTTCTCGGAGCCAACGCCAACCCGGTCCCAGAGTACAAGGTGGCGGACGTTCAGAAGTCTcgtctcatcctcctccactacGGTGCGTTCAAGGCCGGCTGGGATTGGCTGATCTTGTTGGCGACCTTCTACGTGGCCGTCACCGTTCCCTACAACGTCTGCTTCACCGCGGTGGAGATACGAGAGGACGGCCCATCGGCGGCACGTCACCCTCCGAGTGTCAGCGATATTTTGGTGGAGATACTTTTCATCATCG ATATCGTGCTGAACTTCCGCACCACCTTCGTGAGCACATCTGGTCAGGTGGTGTACGACGCCCGCAGCATCTGCATTCACTACGTCACCTCCTGGCTGTTTGTGGATCTGATCGCCGCCTTGCCCTTTGACCTGCTCTACGCTTTCAATATCAGTGtg AACTTTGGGGTTCACCTTCTGAAGACGGTGCGCCTGCTCCGTCTCCTGCGCCTCCTACAAAAGCTGGACCGCTACTCTCAGTACAGCGCCGTGGTCCTCACCCTGCTCATGTCCACATTCGCCCTGCTGGGCCATTGGATGGCCTGCGTCTGGTACTTCATCGGACGCAGTGAGATCGAAAGCAACAGCCCCGTCACCTGGGATATAG GCTGGCTCCATGAACTGGCCAAACGCCTGGGAACGCCGTACTTCCTGGCACCGCTGACCTCGCTGTTGGGAGTCCCCGACGTGGAGCCGCTCCACGGGTCCGCCGGGCTGCCGGGCTCCGGCCAAGGGAACGGCAGCAGGGCCAGAGCGAGGACggccggcggctcggggacgACGCTGAGCGGCGGCCCGTCCGTCAGGAGCTCCTACGTGACGTCGCTGTACTTCGCTCTGAGCAGTCTCACCAGCGTGGGCTTCGGCAACGTTTCAGCCAACACAGACGCCGAGAAGATCTTCTCCATCTGCACCATGCTGATCGGAG CTTTGATGCATGCTGTGGTGTTTGGAAATGTGACCGCCATCATCCAGAGGATGTACTCGCGCCGCTCCCTCTACCAAACCCGCACCAAGGACCTGAAGGACTTTATCCGTGTGCACCGGCTGCCCAAGGCCCTTGAGCAACGCATGATGGAGTGTTTCCAGACGACCTGGTCCGTCAACAACGGGATCGATGTCAGCGAG CTGCTGAAGGACTTTCCAGATGAGCTGAGGGCCGACATCGCCATGCATCTGAAcaacgagctgctgcagctgtcgcTGTTTGAGTCGGCCAGCAGGGGGTGTCTGCGCTCGCTCTCCCTCATCATTAAGACGTCCTTTTGCGCTCCCGGGGAGTTCCTCATACGCCAGGGAGACGCCCTGCAGGCCATCTACTTTGTGTGCTCTGGCTCCATGGAAGTACTTAAGGACAACACTGTGCAGGCCATTCTCG GTCGAGGCGACCTGATTGGCTCGGACTGTCTGACCCAGGAGGAAGTGATCAAGACCAACGCCTGTGTGAAGGCCCTGACCTACTGTGACCTCCAGTACATCAGCCTCAAAGGCCTGCGCGAGGTGCTCGGCCTCTACCCCGACTACGCCCAGAAGTTCATCACCGAGATCCAGCACGACCTGACGTACAACCTCCGGGAGGGACACGACACCGAG GCGGACTGCGAGAGCAACGGAGAGATCCCCAAGAAGCTCGCCTCCAtcaaggaggtggaggagggatcGGGGTCCGAGGGGGAGCACTCCCCTGTCCCCAAGATGCCTCCCCTGGGCCGGCTGGGCCGAGGCCTGCGCTCCCCACTGCGCTCGCCCCTCCGCTCCCCGCTGCTCCCCCAGAGGGCCTTTAGAGCGGCGAGCGACCCCTCGCGGCCCGCCAGCCTGCAGATCCCCGTGGTGCGCTTCAGCTGCCTGCAGCCGGACCTCAGCCCGCG GTTTGTTGATGGGATCGAGACGGAGAACCAAAGTGGTTCTGCACAGAAGTTTGATTTTTCTCCCAGTGCGACGCAGAGTTTCCTCCCCAGCCCTGATTCAGGTGCCCCAg CGGCCCGCGAGGAAGACGACACCATGCAGACTATTGCTATGCTGAAACACGAG ATGAGCGTCCTCTCCCATCAGGTGACCGCTGTCAGTCAGGAGCTGCAGGAAATGACTCGTCTTCTCAAGCCCCTCTTCCACAGCCCCTCCGTGCTGGCGATACCTGTGACTCCGCCTCCCAGCGTCCTGTCGCACAGCTGCTCCCCGGCCCTCCTCGCCCAACGCGCCCCCACGGACTGTTTGGGCGATCAATCCGTCCCGCTGCCCGGAGAGATTGACACGCTGCAGTGTCCCTCCTCTCGCCCCGTCATCTCCCATCCTCCTCGGGTTCTTGATCCCACCTGCACCGCTCCACCAGTCTGCCATCGCTCGGCTCCGCCGTCACTCAACAGCTCTCCCCGCGAGTACACAGTCATGCCACACCCcctaccctcctcctcctcctccatcccctctctctcctcatcaaCCCACCCGTCATATATCACTCCCCTTTTGGTGGACTTATCAGAGCCTGATCGTGAGCATCCTCAGTCCCGTCTCCACCTCCTGTCCCAGGCTGAGCTCACTCCCTGGTCTCATCCCCGCCTGCAAGAACCCCACCCGGACCTGCAACAGGTGGAGTGGGGGGAGCACACCGCCAAGCTCAGCTTCATCAACGAAGGACAGCCCTCTGTGTGA